The DNA segment AGGAAATACCCTTTCGTACCCGGATAAAATCTCCACTGGTTCCACTTGCTTTTTCATTGGATGAAATGACGCCTTTGTCGGGTCCCATTGATCTCGTCCAATCAGAACCATGGAGATAAATGGTGTACCTTTCACCGGAACGGGAAACATTATTTTCTTATGCAAGTTAAGAGGCAGCGGCAGGAGGAGAAGAGACGGGGAACTTCGCACGGCTATCGCGCGTGAGGAATAGCGGCCGGAGGAGATCGAAGGGAAGGGAGGAAAGTAGAGGGGTATGGGGAAGGGGTGGATCCGGCTGGGGGTGGCGGTGGGAGCCGTGGCGTTACTGGTGGGAGCGGGCCAGCGGTACGGGCTCGACGCGGAGGCGGCGCTCCGGCCGTTCCGGCAGTTGGAGGAGCGGCTCGGGATGTGGGCCATCCCGGTGTACGTGGCGGCCCACACCCTCACCCTTGCGCTTTGCCTCCCCTACGCCGTCTTCTTCGAGGCCGGCGCTTCCCTCCTCTTCGGTTTCCTTCCCGCCGTCCTCTGCGTCTTTTCCGCCAAAGTCCTCGGCGCCTCCTTATCTTTCTGGATCGGACGGTTTGTCATCAAGCCCCCTTTGTTTCATTCTTTCTTTGCCTTCTTTGTCTTGATCCGTGATTTGGTTGGTATCCGTGATTTGATTTGGTTGGTATTCTTTCTTAGCGCTCTCTTAATCTTTTTCTTTGGTTCGATGCGACTGATAAGAAAAGAATGAAGCTTCCTTGTTCGGTGACCAAACTTACTATTCTTCTTGTGTGCAATAGGCCTCTCTTATATTGAAATTATAAGGGTTTAGTGGGACATTATGCTTGCACAACTCATCAAGAGAAATTACCGCCTCATTGTAGAATCTTGAACCTGTTTTTTGCTGAACAAGAGGGAACAAAGGTGACCTAACTTGGTGGTTTGAATAATTTTCCTGATATATAAAATATGTTTTGGTCATTGGTTTATTCAATCAAAGCTATTCATTCCAAGATTTGCCCTCGAGGAGTTTGTCCATGTGCATATGTTACCTTCCGAACTGTGGCACAATGACTGCTTGTTTAGAAAGAATTGAAGCAATCACACTGTTACTCGTCTTTTCACAGAGAATATGTTGAAGGTCCTCTTCTCCTCTATAATGTGGATTAGATCACTAATATCCCTGAATTCTTTTAAAGTGATATGCAAAATGATCATAGGCGGCCTACTTTGTGACATGGTAAATCTGCTGGGTGATCATAAGATATGTGAGCCAATATAAGGTCAGAAAAGTATGCTACACTATGCAAAAACACATCTGAAGAGTGTACCAAAAACTAGATTTCAGGGATGGCAACTTTTGAAGATCTGTTACTTGGTAGAGTTTGTTCTCATTAGttggatatttttcatgatggtgCAGTATTCTTAGTTGTGCATGAATACTTAGGTCTAGGTAGCTTCTAATGGAATGCCAGATAGGAATTTAAAATCATTCTGATTCCTGTACCTAAGATCTCTAGAATTCAGTAATTGCAGTGGCAGAATATGTCCTCTGCCTGGGTCTGATCCTCGGTGATTTGATACTCAATATGCAGACAAAGTGTCAGGTGATGGCATGATCACAGTTAATTGGTCATTGGCAAATGGAAGTTCTCGGTATGCCTTGTATTACATTTTTTAGTCTAATTTTCTTCATAAGAAAAGATTTGGTAAaagtttgttttcttttgttggtTGCTTTCTTTGATACCATCCTTGCAGCATGAGAAATTTTATTAGCTTTCAGATGCgtatttgaatatttttatcaTCCTATCTTAAGGCATTGAGAAGCGGAGGATGCAATTTTGATGGATCACTGTTCTGCTAAGTATTCAAGTTTTGAACTTTTAATCCTGTTGAGCTGGTGAAAGAGCCTTTAATAATTTGTTATTTATAATcttaaaaaatgatatttttgatgGTTAGGTCCTATTTTTTATTAGTCCCTGTCGATAGCTTATGTACCATCTGTCTTTAAATGTCTAAAATTCTTGATCCTAATCAGATTTTTCATTGTTATATTGTGCATTCAGTTTCTTTTTTTATGTATCTTTTTCTTGCATTAATCTATATACTGTTTATCTTTCCACTGTAATCATTACAATTCCTGACATGGACTGGTGCCAATAGACCCTGATGAGCCAATCATTGAGGGTTCTGCTGGACTTAGAAAGTGCCTGATAAAGAAGCCCATCAGATGATTTTTAACATTGAGTCTGCATTTGTGAATGATATCGCTGAATGGATTGAACCTGATATACCGCTTAAGTAAAAATTCCAATTTCCCATTTTAGATCACACGATATCTACAGTAATGGCCTTCATATCCTAATGGTGAGGTTTCTTTAATTGTTGTCCAGGGCAATTTTTAGGAGCTCAAAATCAGCAACAGAATGGGCACATAGCAGCAGATACTTCCATCTCCTCGCTAGAGGAGTTGAACGCGACGGTTGGAAATTTGTGCTTCTTGCCCGGTTTTCTCCCTTGCCATCCTATGTCATCAATTATGGTTTGGCCGCCACAGAAGTTGGTTTTCTTGTTGACTTCCTTCTTCCTACTGTTACCGGTTGTTTGCCCATGATCCTCCAGAACACATCTCTTGGCAGCCTTGCTGGTGCTGCTGTAGCCTCAACAACTGGCTCTAAGTCTCAGGTCTACTCATACATTTTTCCGTTGCTTGGAATTGCTTCCAGTATTCTCATATCCTTGAGGATAAAGAAGTACTCATCTGGGTTTGCCGAAGAATTTAACCAACCTGTATCGGCTAAGAGCTCCGACGGAGGAGGGATCAATTCTGTGCAGTCATCATCCAATGAGGCTACTGAaaaaccaagaagaagaagaaaatgaattaattttattttcattttcacATTTTCTGCAATCATCCAGAGCTCATAATATTCAGTGTCTGGACTTAAGAACAAAAGTTATCAATTAATTGAGCCATCAAGGGCAGTTTTCATGCTTTTATTgagccttttttttttccaatctgATTTCGTCTTCCCTTGCAAGCTAGTCATTACTGTGAAGGATGCTTTGCAATTGTATCTCCAGCTAAATAGTAGAGAAATGTTAGCTGAAAGTATTTAGGATTTCTTTGTGTTCTGATTGATTTGGTGTGAGTTTTTGTTCACGTAGAACAGGAGCTGAAGAGGAACGTGGCTTCTTTTGTGTTTGCGTCATCATGATGGAGATACAGTTGCTTGAAGATTTCTAATCTTGAGGTCT comes from the Musa acuminata AAA Group cultivar baxijiao chromosome BXJ1-10, Cavendish_Baxijiao_AAA, whole genome shotgun sequence genome and includes:
- the LOC104000639 gene encoding uncharacterized protein LOC104000639 — its product is MGKGWIRLGVAVGAVALLVGAGQRYGLDAEAALRPFRQLEERLGMWAIPVYVAAHTLTLALCLPYAVFFEAGASLLFGFLPAVLCVFSAKVLGASLSFWIGRAIFRSSKSATEWAHSSRYFHLLARGVERDGWKFVLLARFSPLPSYVINYGLAATEVGFLVDFLLPTVTGCLPMILQNTSLGSLAGAAVASTTGSKSQVYSYIFPLLGIASSILISLRIKKYSSGFAEEFNQPVSAKSSDGGGINSVQSSSNEATEKPRRRRK